In the genome of Streptomyces aquilus, the window CGAGGCTCATCGGGTCGTTCTCCAGGCGGTTGAGAGTGTCCTCCCAGCGCGCCAGGACGTCCTTGGTCTGTTCGTCGGCGTCGGCGCCGTAGCGTTCCTCGACGTACTTGCGGGAGAGCTCGAAGTACTCCATCTGGAGTTGGACGGCGGTGAGTGTCCGGCCGCTGCGGAGGGTGACCAGCCGTTGCAGGGTCGGGTCGTGGGAGACCTGGTGGAGGGTGCGGACGGGCTGGTCGACCGCCAGGTCCACGGCGATGAAGCCGTCCTCGATCATGGAGAGGACCAGGGCCGTCGTGCCGAGCTTCAGGTACGTCGAGATCTCGGAAAGGTTCGCGTCGCCGATGATCACGTGCAGGCGGCGGTATTTCTCCGCGTCCGCGTGAGGTTCGTCCCGCGTGTTGATGATCGGGCGCTTCAAGGTCGTCTCCAGCCCGACCTCGACCTCGAAGTAGTCGGCGCGCTGGCTGATCTGGAAGCCGTGTTCGTGGCCGTCCTGGCCGATGCCGACGCGGCCGGCGCCGGTGACGACCTGGCGGGAGACGAAGAAGGGGGTGAGGTGGCGCACGATGTCCGAGAAGGGGGTTTCCCGCTTCATCAGGTAGTTCTCGTGCGTGCCGTAGCTGGCGCCCTTGTTGTCGGTGTTGTTCTTGTAGAGGTGGATGGGCTGGGCGCCGGGGAGTGCGGCGGCGCGTTCGGCGGCTTCGGCCATGATGCGTTCGCCCGCCTTGTCCCAGAGGACGGCGTCGCGGGGGTTGGTGACTTCGGGGGCGCTGTATTCGGGGTGTGCGTGGTCGACGTAGAGCCTGGCGCCGTTGGTGAGGATGACGTTGGCGAGGCCGATGTCCTCGTCGGTGAGCTGGCTGGAGTCGGCGGCCTCGCGGGCGAGGTCGAAGCCTCGCGCGTCCCGTAGCGGGTTCTCCTCCTCGAAGTCCCAGCGGGCCCGGCGGGCCCGGTGCATCGCCGCCGCGTAGGCGTTGACGATCTGGGACGAGGTGAGCATGGCATTGGCGTTGGGGTGGCCGGGGACGGAGATCCCGTACTCCGTCTCGATGCCCATTACTCGCCGTACGGTCATGCGGCCCTCCTTGCCCGGCGGCGCCCTCGGTCGGGGGCGGCGCTCAAGTACCGCTGGCGCTCCGGTGCGTGTGCGGTGCCCGTCCCCGCACTGCGCGACTCGGCGGTACCGAAGAGCCTAGAACGGCTTTGCGCTGGTGGGGAGATCATTTGCGTCATTGCCTTGCGCGCCTGTGGTTGTGACTGTGTCCTGGAAAACAGTCGGCTGCGGGTACCCGGTGTGGGCACCCGCAGCCGCCCTGTTTTTACAGGTACTGTCCGGTGTTCGCCACCGTGTCGATGGAGCGTCCGGTGTCGGCGCCCTGCTTTCCGGTGATGAGGGTGCGGATGTAGACGATCCGTTCGCCCTTCTTGCCGGAGATGCGGGCCCAGTCGTCCGGGTTGGTGGTGTTGGGGAGGTCCTCGTTCTCCTTGAACTCGTCCACGCAGGCCTGGAGGAGGTGGGAGACGCGGAGTCCCTTCTGGTTGTGGTCGAGGAAGTCCTTGATGGCCATCTTCTTGGCGCGGCCGACGATGTTCTCGATCATGGCGCCGGAGTTGAAGTCCTTGAAGTAGAGGACTTCCTTGTCTCCGTTGGCGTAGGTGACTTCCAGGAAGCGGTTTTCCTCGGATTCGGCGTACATGTGCTCGACGGCCGTCTGGATCATGCTCTGGACGGTCGTTTCCTTGCTGCCGCCGTGCTCGCCGAGGTCGTCGGAGTGCAGGGGGAGGCGCTCGGTGAGGTACTTGCCGAAGATGTCCTTGGCGGCCTCGGCGTCGGGACGCTCGATCTTGATCTTCACGTCCAGGCGGCCGGGGCGCAGGATGGCGGGGTCGATCATGTCCTCGCGGTTGGAGGCGCCGATGACGACCACGTTCTGCAGGCCTTCCACGCCGTCGATCTCGGCGAGGAGCTGGGGGACGATGGTGTTCTCCACGTCCGAGCTGACGCCGGATCCGCGGGTGCGGAAGAGGGATTCCATCTCGTCGAAGAAGACGATGACGGGGGTGCCCTCGGAGGCCTTCTCACGGGCACGCTGGAAGACGAGGCGGATCTGCCGCTCGGTCTCGCCGACGTACTTGTTGAGGAGTTCGGGGCCCTTGATGTTGAGGAAGAAGCTCTTGCCCTGGGCCTGGCCGGTGACCTCGGCGACCTTCTTGGCCAGCGAGTTGGCGACGGCCTTGGCGATGAGTGTCTTGCCGCATCCGGGGGGTCCGTAGAGCAGGACGCCCTTGGGCGGGCGGAGTTCGTGCTCCTTGAACAGGTCCGGGTAGAGGTAGGGCAGTTCGACTGCGTCGCGGATGGCTTCGATCTGGCCGCCGAGGCCGCCGATCTGTTCGTAGCCGATGTCGGGGACTTCTTCGAGGACGAGTTCTTCGACCTCGCTCTTGGGCACGACTTCGTAGACGTAGCCGGAGCGGGGTTCGAGCAGGAGGGCGTCGCCGGGGCGGATGGTGATGTCCAGCAGTGGCTCGGCGAGCCTCACCACCCTTTCCTCGTCGGTGTGCCCCTGCACGAGGGCGCGTTCGCCGTCCTCGAGGATCTCCTTGAGGGTGACGATGTCGCCGACGCTCTCGAACTCCATGGCCTCGACCACGTTGAGTGCTTCGTTGAGCATCAGTTCCTGGCCGCGCCGGAGTTCTTCGAGGTCGACGCTGGGGCTGACGTTCACCCGGAGTTTGCGTCCTCCGGTGAAGATGTCGGCGGTGCCGTCCTCGTTGGCTTGCAGGAAGACGCCGAAGCCGGCCGGGGGCTGTGCGAGCCGGTCGACTTCTTCCTTGAGGGCCACGATCTGGTCGCGGGCCTCGCGGAGCGTGTTCGCGAGTCGCTCGTTCTGGGCGGACACGCCGGCCAGATTGGTCTGCAGCTCGACGATCCGCTCTTCGAGAATCCTCGTGTGCCGCGGAGAGTCGGCGAGCTTGCGTCGCAGGACGGCGATCTCCTGCTCAAGGTAGGCAATCTGCCCGGCCGGGTCGTCGGACCCTCGTCCCGGGCGGATGCCGCGGTTCATGTCGTCGTCGTGGGCTGCCACGGTCCTCACCTCCTCCAAGGGGAGCTGGACGCTTCCAGACCCTACCTGGGTGGGTGTCGATTGAAACCCCTAGATCACAAAGAGTGTCAAGGTGTGTCGTCGGTCACCCTGCGCTCTCCCTCACGCCGTCTGAATACCCAGTCAACGTGATTCAGAAGCCGACTGTTCCTGGGCAGGAGTGCTCGAAATCTTCCGTGGCGGGGGTGAGTTGCGGGCAGCGCCGCCGGTCGGGGGCTCGTGGCGCCCGCTGATCGGGCCTTCGGTGCTTGTTTTCCGGGGGGTGGGGTTAGTCGGGCGGTGGCGGGGTGGTGCTGACGGAGCGTGTGCGGGTGGGTGGGGTGCGTCATGGTGGTGGCGGCGGGGCGGGCGTCTGCCGGGCGGTGGCACGGGGGGCGCACGGGTGTGGAGCGGGGGTGTCTCGACCGGTGCGCGAGGCGTGGTCGAGGTGTTTTCGAGGGGCGCTCCACCGGCACGCGAGGAGATGGGCGGGTCCGGCGGGCTGGTCGGCGGCCGAGGGTTCGTAGGGTGGCGGGGGTAGGGTCGGGGGTGTTGAGCAGCGGAGGTGGCGGGAGACGTGAGCGTGCAGCAGGAGGCCGGGGTCGAGGGTCAGGCTCTGGAGGTCTGGATCGATCAGGATCTCTGTACCGGCGACGGCATCTGTGTCCAGTACGCGCCTGAGGTGTTCGAGCTGGACATCGACGGTCTGGCGTATGTGAAGGGCGCGGACGACGAGCTGCTGCAGTCCGCGGGTGCGTCGACGCCGGTGCCGCTGCCGTTGCTGACGGACGTGGTGGATTCGGCCAGGGAGTGCCCGGGCGAGTGCATTCATGTGCGCCGGGTGTCGGACGGCGTCGAGGTCTACGGGCCCGACGTGGCGTGACCGCGCGGGGGTGCCGGTCGGCGGTGTCGCCCCGGCCGGAACGCTTGTTGTCGCTCTGTCAGTTGGCGGCCGTCGTGGTGACGTGCCGAGCGGGGCTCAGACGCTCCGTGCGCCCGCCGGGGTGGAGCGCAGGAAGGTGCCGTTCTTCCACTGCCACTTCACGCTGGTGTGCACGTCGGGGCAGCAACTGGGTACGGAGTCCGAGGAGTAGCCGAGTGTGTCGGCGAGGACGGTTCCGTCGGCGACGGTGAGGGTCTTGACGTTGGTGCGGTCCTTGGGGTCGATCAGGGTCGCCACGACGCGGGGCTTCTTGGCGTCGGCGGCCTGGGTGAGGACGTAGACGGCGTCGGGCGGGGTGCCCATGGGGGCGTCGCAGTGGACGACCGCGACGGTCTCGGGGCGGCCGTCGCCGTCGAGGTCGCCGGTGGCCTTCTTCACCACGAGCGCTTTGACGGGGCCGCAGTCGATCGGGAAGTCGACATGGGCCGGGTTCGGGGCGGCGGTGGTCACGGGGGCCTGCTGCGACTGCGGGCCGGCGGCCTGGGCGGCGGTGGCCGGATTCGGCTGGAGGACCGAGGAGAGGGCCACGACGCCTGCCACGGCGGTGGCGGTGGCCACCCAGTGGATCGGGCGGGTGTGCGTGTGAGCGAGTTCCGGAACCGCGGAGTGCTGCACTAGGGGTGACTCCCGAGAGGGCTGTGGCGGTGGGGGTGTCCCGCATGGTGCCACACGTCACAGGGGAGCGGAACGGCGGGGTCGGTGGTTGTCGCACGGACCTCGGGGTCCGAGGTGTCGGCAACGAAAAGGCGCCGGGGCCGAGTTCCGGAGCGGGTGTCGGGAACTCGGCCGCGGCGCGGTTGCGTTGTACGCGGCACAGGGCCGCCTCAGCGGCCGGAGCCTCCGTCGGCGTTGGGGCCGGCGTAGTCCTCGCCGTAGGCGCCCTTGGCGGGGCGGCGGCGGCGCATGGGCGGCTCGACGCCGTCGGCGAGGCGGCGGGCGGTGAGCAGGAAGCCGGTGTGGCCGATCATCCGGTGGTCCGGGCGGACGGCGAGGCCTTCGATGTGCCAGTTGCGGATCATCGACTCCCAGGCGGTCGGCTCGTTGAAGGAGCCGATCTCGCGGATGGACTCGACGGTCCGGGCGAGCTGGGTGGTGGTGGCGACGTAGCAGCAGAGGATGCCGCCGGGGACGAGCGCCTTGGAGACGGCCTCCAGGCATTCCCAGGGGGCGAGCATGTCGAGGATGACGCGGTCGACGTCGGTGTCGGACAGGTTGTCCTGGAGGTCGCCGACGGTGAGCTGCCAGGCGGGGTGGGGGCCGCCGAAGTAGCGCTCCACGTTCTGCTGGGCGATCTCGGCGAAGTCCTCGCGGCGCTCGTAGGAGTGCAGCATGCCCTGGTCGCCGATGGCGCGCAGCAGGAAGCTGCTGAGCGAGCCGGAGCCGACGCCGGCTTCGACGACGCGTGCGCCGGGGAAGATGTCGGCGAAGGCGAGGATCTGTCCCGCGTCCTTCGGGTAGACGACGGCTGCCCCGCGGGGCATGGACAGGACGTAGTCGGGGAGCAGGGGGCGCAGCGCGAGGTAGGCGACGTTACCGGTGGTGCGGACAACGCTGCCCTCGGGAGCGCCGATCAGCTCGTCGTGGGGGAAGGAACCCTTGTGGGTGTGGAAGTTCTTTCCCTCTTCGAGCGTGAACGTGTAGTGGCGGCCCTTGGGGTCGGTCAGCTGAACCTGGTCCCCGACCTTGAAGGGCCCGCGCCTGCGGGCGGCACCGGTCGGTTCGGACATGTGAACAGCCTACCGGCGTTTCGGGGGGCCGCCGACCACGAGGAAGTGCGGAGCACCGCTTCAGGAGAGCGGTGCTCTCAGCTCGGGCGGGCCATGGCCTTGACGAAGGCGCGCTCGACGTCGGCGGCGGACAGGACGCCGTAGATCTCGCCGGTGTCCTCGACGACGAGGTATTCGGTGGCGGGGGTGGCGCGCAGGGCGTCGAGGAGGTCCTCCCCGGCCAGTTCCGCGGAGACGCGCATGCCGTCGGTGAGGTCCTGGGCGAGGCCGCTGACGGCGACCCAGGGGCGGCGGTGTTCGGGGACGCCGACGATGGCGGCCTCGCGGACGAGGGAGAGGGGTTCGCCGTCGGTGTCGACGACGACGAGGGCGCGGGCGCCGGCTTCGTTGGCGCGGCGCAGGGCCTCGGAGAGGGGGGTGTCGGTCTCGACGGGGACGGCGCGCCGGGTGAGGTTGCGGGCGCGGAGTTCCGGGAGGTGTTCGCGCAGGCGGGCCATGCGGAGGCTGTTGCCGGCGCCGGTCCAGATGATGGCGGCGAGGATCGCGGCGAGCAGGGCGTCCATGACGGTGTCCATGCCGACGTTGTCCTCGGCGTTGGAGCCGAGGGCTCCGGACTGGGTGAGCAGCGGGAGGCCGATGAGGACGAAGACGGCGAGGGCGCGGCCGACCCAGGCGGCGGCGATGGTGCCGCTCATGGGTTTGCCGGTGATCTTCCAGACGACGGCGCGGAGCATGCGGCCGCCGTCGAGGGGCAGGCCCGGCAGGAGGTTGAAGGCGGCCACGATGAGGTTGGAGATCATCAGGCCGGCGAGCAGGACGCCGGGGACGGTGCCGGGTTCGACGGGCTGGAGGGCGACGTAGAAGAGGCCGGCGAGGACGAGGGAGAGTAGGGGGCCGACGAAGGCCAGCACGAACTCGCGGCCGGGGGTCTCGGCTTCCTTCTCGATCTCGGAGACGCCGCCGAAGAACTGGAGCTGGATGCGGCGTACGGGGAGCTTGAAGCGGAGGGCGGCGACCGTGTGGGCGAGTTCGTGGACGAGGACGGAGGCGTAGAAGGCGACGGCGAAGAAGAGGGAGACGAGGTAGCGGGCGGCGCCGAGTTCGGGCAGGACGCGGTCGAGCTGGCCGCCGAACACCCAGGTGATGAGGGCGGCCACGAGGAACCAGCTGGGCGCGACGTAGACGGGCACGCCGAAGGGGCGTCCCATGAGCAGCCCTCCACCGGGTTCGCGCTGCCGCTGGGGCGGGCGGCCCTTGGTGGTGCCGGAGTGGGCGAGGGTGCGGTGGTCGTGGGCCGGGTCTTGGTCGTGGGGAGTGGGGGTGGGCGTGGGGGTCGGGGTCTTCGGCGTCGGGTGGTCCTCGACACCGTCGGTCGTCCCGGTCGTCCCGCTGGTCTCGGTCGCCCCGCTGGTCTCGGTGGTTTCGGTGGTCTCGTCGGCGTCGCCGACGGCGTGGTCGTCCGTCGCCTCGTCCCGGCGCTTCGCCTCGGCGTCGGTGGTGCTTGAGCTGCCCGGAGGGGTCTGAGGCGTCGGGGTCTCTGCACCCGGCGTTCTGTCCTCGGTGGGGTTGGTCGTGGGCTCGTCCCGCTGCCCCTCCCCCGTGGTGGGGTCGGCGGCCGGGGTCGTAGGGCCTGCGTGCTGGGTCGGCTCGTCGTTGCCGGACCGCGGCTGCCCGCTCCCGCCGCTCTCGTCCACGGTGTCCCCTCGTTCGAAGCGTCTTCCGCGCCTGCCGGCGGAAGGGTCTCGGGGTCGATGGTATGCGGCGGTCGCGACGCGTTCGGCCCCGGCACCCCCTGTGTTTCCCGGGCTGTCGTGCGGGTCCCGGCGGCGAGTGGGTCACTGTCAGTGGTGGGCCGTAAGGTCTGTGGGCATGGAGACGAGCACCGAGGGCGCGGCGGAGGCCGCCGGCGGCGGGGTCGCGGACGTGGATCCGCCGGTCGTGGGCGAGCAGGCGGCGTCGGCACAGGACGTGACGGTCGCGGCCGAGGCGCGTGTCGCCATAGCGCCCGCGTCGCTGTCGCCGTCGCGGGCGAGCGACTTCATGCAGTGCCCGTTGCTGTACCGGTTCCGGGTGATCGACCGGTTGCCGGAGAAGCCGAGCGAGGCGGCGACGCGGGGCACTCTGGTGCATGCGGTGCTTGAGCGGCTGTTCGACGCTCCGGCGGGTGAGCGGACGGCGCCCCAGGCGAAGTCGCTCATCCCCGGCCAGTGGGACCGGTTGCGGGAGTCGCGGCCCGAGGTCGTGGAGCTGTTCGCCGACGATCCGGAGGGTGAGCGGCTGGCGCGGTGGCTCGGGGAGGCCGAGCAGCTGGTGGAGCGGTGGTTCAGTCTGGAGGATCCGACGCGGTTGGAGCCTGCCGAGCGGGAGTTGTTCGTCGAGGCGGAGCTGGATTCGGGGCTGCGGCTGCGCGGGATCATCGACCGGGTCGATGTGGCGCCCACGGGTGAGGTGCGGATCGTCGACTACAAGACGGGCAAGGCGCCGCGGCCGGAGTACGCCGAGGGTGCGCTGTTCCAGATGAAGTTCTACGCGCTGGTGGTGTGGCGGCTGAAGCAGGTCGTGCCGCGGCGGTTGCAGCTGGTGTATCTCGGCAGTGGTGACGTGCTGACGTACGACCCCGTGCCGGCGGATCTGGAGCGGGTGGAGCGGAAGCTGCTGGCGCTGTGGGAGGCGATCCGGCTGGCGACGGAGACGGGTGACTGGCGTCCGCGGCCGACGAAGCTGTGCGGCTGGTGCGACCACCAGGCGCACTGCCCGGAGTTCGGCGGTACTCCCCCGCCGTATCCGCTCCCGGTGAGGGCGGCCGAGTCCGGCGGGGCGTCGCAGGGCAGAATGGGGCCGGACTAGCGAAGGAGTGTCACGTGGCCATCCGCGTCCTACTGGTCGACGACCAGCCGCTGCTGCGTACCGGCTTCCGGATGATTCTGGAGGCGGAGCAGGACATCGCTGTGGTCGGCGAGGCCGGAGACGGCCTTCAGGCGCTCGACCAGGTGCGGGCGTTGCAGCCCGACGTGGTTCTCATGGACATCCGCATGCCCCGGATGGACGGCGTCGAGGCGACCCGGCAGATCACCGGGCCCGGGCGGGACGGTCCGGCGAAGGTGCTGGTGCTGACCACGTTCGATCTCGACGAGTACGTGGTGGAGGCGCTGCGGGCGGGGGCCAGCGGTTTCCTGCTGAAGGATGCTCCCGCCAACGAGCTGGTGCAGGCGATCCGGGTGGTGGCCGCGGGTGAGGCGATGCTCGCGCCGAGCATCACGCGCCGGCTGCTCGACAAGTACGCCACGCATCTGCCGTCGGGTGACGAGCCGGTGCCGGACACGCTGCACACGCTCACCGACCGTGAGGTGGAGGTGCTGAAGCTGGTGGCGCGGGGGTTGTCGAACGCGGAGATCGCGGCGGATCTGTTCGTCAGCGAGACCACGGTGAAGACGCATGTGGGGCATGTGCTGACGAAGCTGGGGCTGCGGGACCGGGTGCAGGCTGCGGTGTACGCGTACGAGAGCGGGCTGGTGCGTCCCGGCGCGCAGTAGCAACAGCCGACAACAGCAAGGGCGCCCGCTCTCAGGAGGGGGCGCCCTTGGCGTTGCCGGGCCGGGCCGTCAGCCCTTGCTGATCTCCCAGAAGCGGAAGACGGTGGAGGCGTCGAGGCAGTACTCGAGGCCGTAGACGTTGTCGCGGACGACGGCGTACTGCTTGGCCTGCCACAGGGGCAGGACGGGGAGTTCGGCGGCGACGACGTCCTGGAGGTGGCCGTAGTCGCTGTCGGTGGCGGCGCGGTCGCTCTGGGCGGCGGTGCGCGGGATGAGCGTGTCGGTGATCGTGTTGTTGGTGTAGTTGTTGCTGAGCACGTTGCCCTCGCCGAAGAAGGGGGCGGTGAAGTTGTCGGCGTCCGGGTAGTCGGGGACCCAGCCCTTCACGTAGACGCCGTACTTGCCCTTGGCTATGTCCTTCTCGTACTGGTCGTAGGCGACGGACTTGACGTCGGCGGCGAAGAGGCCGCTGTCGTTGAGCTGGTCGGCGATGGCCTTGAGTTCCTGGTCGGTGGAGGGGCCGTAGCGGGTGGGGGTGGACCAGAGGGTGAGCTTGACCTTGCCGGTGATGCCCTCGGCGGTCAGGGCGGCGGCGGCCTTGGCCTTGGAGGGGCGGGCGCCGTAGGTGTCGAAGAA includes:
- the dop gene encoding depupylase/deamidase Dop codes for the protein MTVRRVMGIETEYGISVPGHPNANAMLTSSQIVNAYAAAMHRARRARWDFEEENPLRDARGFDLAREAADSSQLTDEDIGLANVILTNGARLYVDHAHPEYSAPEVTNPRDAVLWDKAGERIMAEAAERAAALPGAQPIHLYKNNTDNKGASYGTHENYLMKRETPFSDIVRHLTPFFVSRQVVTGAGRVGIGQDGHEHGFQISQRADYFEVEVGLETTLKRPIINTRDEPHADAEKYRRLHVIIGDANLSEISTYLKLGTTALVLSMIEDGFIAVDLAVDQPVRTLHQVSHDPTLQRLVTLRSGRTLTAVQLQMEYFELSRKYVEERYGADADEQTKDVLARWEDTLNRLENDPMSLAGELDWVAKRELMEGYRRRDGLEWDAAKLHLLDLQYADVRAEKGLYNRLAARGRMKRLLDEADVERARTKPPEDTRAYFRGRCLEQYADDVAAASWDSVIFDLPGRDSLQRVPTLEPLRGTRNHVKELLDRCRTAEDLVRVLSGG
- the arc gene encoding proteasome ATPase: MAAHDDDMNRGIRPGRGSDDPAGQIAYLEQEIAVLRRKLADSPRHTRILEERIVELQTNLAGVSAQNERLANTLREARDQIVALKEEVDRLAQPPAGFGVFLQANEDGTADIFTGGRKLRVNVSPSVDLEELRRGQELMLNEALNVVEAMEFESVGDIVTLKEILEDGERALVQGHTDEERVVRLAEPLLDITIRPGDALLLEPRSGYVYEVVPKSEVEELVLEEVPDIGYEQIGGLGGQIEAIRDAVELPYLYPDLFKEHELRPPKGVLLYGPPGCGKTLIAKAVANSLAKKVAEVTGQAQGKSFFLNIKGPELLNKYVGETERQIRLVFQRAREKASEGTPVIVFFDEMESLFRTRGSGVSSDVENTIVPQLLAEIDGVEGLQNVVVIGASNREDMIDPAILRPGRLDVKIKIERPDAEAAKDIFGKYLTERLPLHSDDLGEHGGSKETTVQSMIQTAVEHMYAESEENRFLEVTYANGDKEVLYFKDFNSGAMIENIVGRAKKMAIKDFLDHNQKGLRVSHLLQACVDEFKENEDLPNTTNPDDWARISGKKGERIVYIRTLITGKQGADTGRSIDTVANTGQYL
- a CDS encoding ferredoxin; protein product: MSVQQEAGVEGQALEVWIDQDLCTGDGICVQYAPEVFELDIDGLAYVKGADDELLQSAGASTPVPLPLLTDVVDSARECPGECIHVRRVSDGVEVYGPDVA
- a CDS encoding tRNA (adenine-N1)-methyltransferase; protein product: MSEPTGAARRRGPFKVGDQVQLTDPKGRHYTFTLEEGKNFHTHKGSFPHDELIGAPEGSVVRTTGNVAYLALRPLLPDYVLSMPRGAAVVYPKDAGQILAFADIFPGARVVEAGVGSGSLSSFLLRAIGDQGMLHSYERREDFAEIAQQNVERYFGGPHPAWQLTVGDLQDNLSDTDVDRVILDMLAPWECLEAVSKALVPGGILCCYVATTTQLARTVESIREIGSFNEPTAWESMIRNWHIEGLAVRPDHRMIGHTGFLLTARRLADGVEPPMRRRRPAKGAYGEDYAGPNADGGSGR
- a CDS encoding site-2 protease family protein; amino-acid sequence: MDESGGSGQPRSGNDEPTQHAGPTTPAADPTTGEGQRDEPTTNPTEDRTPGAETPTPQTPPGSSSTTDAEAKRRDEATDDHAVGDADETTETTETSGATETSGTTGTTDGVEDHPTPKTPTPTPTPTPHDQDPAHDHRTLAHSGTTKGRPPQRQREPGGGLLMGRPFGVPVYVAPSWFLVAALITWVFGGQLDRVLPELGAARYLVSLFFAVAFYASVLVHELAHTVAALRFKLPVRRIQLQFFGGVSEIEKEAETPGREFVLAFVGPLLSLVLAGLFYVALQPVEPGTVPGVLLAGLMISNLIVAAFNLLPGLPLDGGRMLRAVVWKITGKPMSGTIAAAWVGRALAVFVLIGLPLLTQSGALGSNAEDNVGMDTVMDALLAAILAAIIWTGAGNSLRMARLREHLPELRARNLTRRAVPVETDTPLSEALRRANEAGARALVVVDTDGEPLSLVREAAIVGVPEHRRPWVAVSGLAQDLTDGMRVSAELAGEDLLDALRATPATEYLVVEDTGEIYGVLSAADVERAFVKAMARPS
- a CDS encoding RecB family exonuclease translates to METSTEGAAEAAGGGVADVDPPVVGEQAASAQDVTVAAEARVAIAPASLSPSRASDFMQCPLLYRFRVIDRLPEKPSEAATRGTLVHAVLERLFDAPAGERTAPQAKSLIPGQWDRLRESRPEVVELFADDPEGERLARWLGEAEQLVERWFSLEDPTRLEPAERELFVEAELDSGLRLRGIIDRVDVAPTGEVRIVDYKTGKAPRPEYAEGALFQMKFYALVVWRLKQVVPRRLQLVYLGSGDVLTYDPVPADLERVERKLLALWEAIRLATETGDWRPRPTKLCGWCDHQAHCPEFGGTPPPYPLPVRAAESGGASQGRMGPD
- a CDS encoding response regulator — its product is MAIRVLLVDDQPLLRTGFRMILEAEQDIAVVGEAGDGLQALDQVRALQPDVVLMDIRMPRMDGVEATRQITGPGRDGPAKVLVLTTFDLDEYVVEALRAGASGFLLKDAPANELVQAIRVVAAGEAMLAPSITRRLLDKYATHLPSGDEPVPDTLHTLTDREVEVLKLVARGLSNAEIAADLFVSETTVKTHVGHVLTKLGLRDRVQAAVYAYESGLVRPGAQ